Proteins encoded together in one Coffea arabica cultivar ET-39 chromosome 2c, Coffea Arabica ET-39 HiFi, whole genome shotgun sequence window:
- the LOC140034986 gene encoding uncharacterized protein, translating into MAKLLQDLVYQEESPSIYTTALSGITLLFLAYLGISETLGNHLKYSKFWNVNSQKSGGGIKLPSRTGMLLLYSPAAVAGLASFLIFPGGGIRFLMLKLAITIHFSKRVLESLFVHKYSGGMMLDSVVIISSSYLFAATGMIYIHHMTLEATEPLVDLKYLGLLLFLIGISGNFYHHYLLSKLRKKNEKDYKIPTGGLFDLVICPHYLFEILDLLGISFISQTLFSYSCAIGCAFYLIVRSYATRQWYLSKFENFPKNVKALIPFVF; encoded by the exons ATGGCGAAACTGTTGCAGGATCTTGTGTACCAAGAAGAATCTCCTTCGATTTACACAACAGCCCTATCTGGGATAACTCTCTTGTTTTTGGCTTACTTGGGTATCTCAGAAACCTTGGGAAATCACCTCAAGTACTCCAAATTCTGGAACGTCAATTCACAGAAATCTGGAGGGGGAATCAAACTACCCAGCAGAACTGGGATGCTTCTACTCTACAGCCCAGCAGCCGTTGCGGGTCTTGCTTCATTTCTGATCTTCCCCGGTGGTGGAATCAggttcttgatgctcaaattaGCTATTACCATTCACTTCTCCAAGAGGGTCCTAGAG AGCCTGTTCGTTCATAAATACAGTGGTGGAATGATGTTGGATTCCGTTGTGATTATTTCGTCGAGCTATTTATTTGCTGCTACAGGCATGATTTATATACATCATATGACACTGGAGGCTACAGAACCATTGGTTGATCTCAAGTACCTAGGCTTGTTGCTATTTTTAATTGGAATCTCCGGCAACTTTTATCACCATTACCTCCTTTCCAAACTTAGGAAGAAGAATGAAAAGGACTATAAAATTCCCACTGGTGGGCTCTTCGATTTGGTCATATGCCCACATTATCTTTTTGAGATTCTTGACTTGTTGGGGATTTCTTTCATCTCCCAAACGTTGTTTTCATATTCTTGCGCCATTGGCTGCGCTTTCTACTTGATTGTAAGGAGTTATGCTACAAGGCAATGGTACCTTTCCAAATTTGAAAACTTTCCGAAAAATGTCAAGGCCTTGATACCGTTTGTGTTCTAG
- the LOC140034988 gene encoding pentatricopeptide repeat-containing protein At3g14330-like gives MGLPSIALPTKLTVITTVTATSTPELQRKNHKPLNSTFKSLSKSGKLDEALRLIEFQQFRNLEVESCTTFLHACISTKSLQHGQRLYKHLPSTLLNSPIVKSKFITLFSVCGQLDEARRIFQHGFPIDDLPDSVWVAMGIGYSRNGLSKEALLLYCEMVSRGIEPGNFALSVAVKACSDLLELRVGRAVHGQIIKAKNEPDQVVYNSLLRLYTECGCFDEVLKVFEGMPQRNVVSWNSIIMGFVKRENVFEALETFRKMQRVGVGFSWVSLTTILPVCARVTSTYCGKEIHAQIVKSSKMPDVLVLNSLIDMYAKCGLVEYCRRVFDRIEYKDLTSWNTMLNGYAINGDMEKAITLFNEMIGRGICPDEVTWVALLSGCSHRGLVDQGKVLFERMVTEFHIHPNLEHYACLVDLLGRAGRIEEALEIVKSMPVKPSGSIWGSLLNACRIHGKISPVDFIAKELLEIEPDNPGNYVMLSNIYANAGMWKGVNKMREMMEKRGIKKEAGCSWMYVKNRIHTFVAGGGFEFRNSEEYKKVHDELVKALEDVGYRPDTRVVLHDVGEDLKAELVCGHSEKIATIFGLINCGSAMPIRITKNLRVCADCHSWMKYVSKATSRKIILRDTNRFHHFDKGTCSCNDYW, from the coding sequence ATGGGCCTTCCCTCCATTGCTCTCCCGACTAAGCTAACGGTCATAACTACCGTAACCGCCACTTCAACTCCCGAACTGCAGAGGAAAAACCACAAACCCCTAAACTCAACCTTCAAATCCTTATCCAAATCAGGAAAATTAGACGAAGCCCTTCGGCTAATTGAATTCCAACAATTCAGGAACCTCGAAGTCGAGTCCTGCACCACTTTTCTCCATGCCTGCATTTCCACAAAATCATTACAGCACGGCCAAAGACTGTACAAGCACCTCCCCAGCACCCTCCTCAACAGCCCCATTGTAAAATCTAAATTCATTACTCTTTTCTCCGTCTGTGGCCAGCTCGACGAGGCTCGTCGAATTTTTCAACATGGGTTTCCGATTGATGACTTGCCCGATTCAGTTTGGGTGGCTATGGGCATTGGGTACTCGAGAAATGGGCTTTCCAAGGAAGCTCTCCTTCTTTATTGTGAAATGGTGTCCCGGGGCATTGAGCCAGGAAATTTTGCTCTTTCTGTGGCAGTTAAAGCTTGTTCAGACCTGCTAGAGTTAAGGGTGGGGAGAGCTGTTCATGGTCAGATTATAAAGGCAAAAAATGAGCCTGATCAAGTGGTGTACAATTCTTTACTACGGCTGTACACCGAGTGCGGGTGCTTTGACGAGGTGTTGAAGGTGTTTGAAGGAATGCCACAAAGGAATGTTGTGTCCTGGAACTCAATCATTATGGGGTTTGTAAAGAGAGAGAACGTTTTCGAGGCACTCGAAACTTTTCGAAAAATGCAGAGGGTAGGAGTGGGTTTTAGCTGGGTTAGTTTGACTACCATTTTACCTGTCTGTGCTCGGGTTACTTCTACTTACTGTGGGAAAGAGATTCACGCTCAGATTGTGAAATCGAGTAAAATGCCAGATGTTCTAGTTCTAAATTCGCTTATTGATATGTATGCCAAATGTGGGTTGGTAGAATACTGTAGGAGAGTGTTTGACAGAATCGAGTACAAGGATTTAACATCATGGAACACTATGTTGAATGGATATGCTATCAATGGGGACATGGAAAAAGCAATTACTTTGTTTAACGAGATGATTGGTCGTGGAATTTGTCCAGATGAGGTAACATGGGTTGCCCTGTTGTCGGGTTGTAGCCACAGAGGGCTTGTAGATCAGGGGAAAGTATTGTTTGAAAGAATGGTTACAGAGTTTCATATTCATCCCAATTTAGAGCATTATGCTTGTTTGGTGGATTTATTGGGCAGAGCTGGGAGAATTGAAGAGGCTCTAGAGATAGTGAAAAGTATGCCTGTGAAGCCAAGTGGTAGCATTTGGGGTTCTTTGCTCAATGCCTGCAGAATTCATGGCAAGATCTCTCCTGTTGATTTTATAGCAAAGGAACTGTTGGAGATTGAACCAGATAATCCAGGGAACTATGTTATGCTTTCCAATATTTATGCAAATGCAGGGATGTGGAAGGGAGTTAACAAGATGAGAGAGATGATGGAAAAGAGAGGCATCAAGAAGGAGGCAGGATGCAGCTGGATGTATGTTAAAAATAGAATACATACTTTCGTCGCTGGTGGTGGGTTTGAATTTCGCAATTCAGAAGAGTATAAGAAAGTTCATGATGAGTTGGTGAAAGCTTTGGAAGACGTTGGATATAGACCTGATACACGTGTTGTTCTTCATGACGTGGGTGAGGACTTGAAGGCAGAGTTGGTATGTGGTCATAGCGAAAAGATAGCCACAATATTTGGGCTTATTAATTGTGGCTCTGCAATGCCGATCAGGATCACCAAGAATCTTCGTGTTTGTGCAGATTGTCATTCTTGGATGAAATATGTTTCCAAAGCAACATctaggaaaataattttgaGAGACACCAATCGCTTCCACCACTTCGATAAAGGGACATGCTCTTGCAATGATTATTGGTGA
- the LOC140034985 gene encoding uncharacterized protein — translation MGLPEIVLRFLYPPPPSLFISAMSVISFASLTNAGFQEIKGKHMRYSKFFNVGASVTGDNKQKEAEFSGRTGMLVAYTPAFLAGVASFALVPLEGLRFTLLRSALTIHFLKRLFEVLFVHKYSGVMEVETAITISMSYFLSTASMIYAQHLTSGLPEPPIDLKHFGILLFVLGISGNFYHHYLLSELRTEGGDNKYKIPHGGLFDLVICPHYLFEILGFVGVSCISQNLYAFSYTFGTMFYLLGRSYATRRWYQSKFDNFSENTKAVIPYIF, via the exons ATGGGGTTGCCTGAAATAGTGCTGAGGTTTTTATACCCGCCGCCGCCTTCTCTGTTCATCTCAGCCATGTCGGTTATCAGTTTTGCATCATTAACCAATGCTGGATTCCAAGAAATCAAAGGGAAGCACATGCGGTATTCCAAATTTTTTAACGTTGGTGCATCTGTTACTGGAGACAATAAGCAGAAGGAGGCTGAATTCTCAGGTAGGACTGGGATGCTTGTAGCCTATACTCCTGCATTTCTAGCCGGCGTGGCTTCTTTTGCACTTGTCCCACTCGAGGGTTTGAGATTTACTTTGCTACGTTCGGCTCTGACCATCCATTTCTTGAAGAGGCTGTTTGag GTACTATTTGTTCACAAGTACAGTGGAGTGATGGAAGTTGAAACAGCAATAACCATCTCCATGAGTTATTTTCTGTCCACGGCAAGCATGATTTATGCTCAGCATCTGACCAGCGGGCTTCCGGAACCACCGATTGATCTCAAGCATTTTGGGATTCTGCTGTTTGTACTGGGAATCAGTGGCAACTTTTACCACCATTACCTCCTCTCAGAACTAAGAACCGAAGGTGGTGACAACAAGTACAAGATTCCCCACGGTGGACTGTTTGATTTGGTCATATGCCCGCATTATCTTTTCGAGATTCTTGGATTTGTTGGGGTGTCTTGCATTTCTCAAAATCTGTATGCATTTTCCTATACTTTTGGCACGATGTTCTACTTGCTTGGGAGGAGCTATGCCACTAGGAGATGGTACCAGTCCAAGTTCGACAATTTCTCAGAGAATACCAAGGCTGTCATTCCATACATCTTCTAG
- the LOC140035483 gene encoding uncharacterized protein, translating into MVLTELLLSFFYSPPSSFFISAMSIINFASLANSGFMESKGKNMQYAKFFNAGSVKTSSADKKAKLSGRIGMLIFYSPALLASVASFALFPDEGPRFDLLRLALTIHFSKRVFEVLFIHKFSGGMEVEAAIIISFSYFASTATMIYAQHLTYGLPEPPIDLKYAGILLFLQGISGNFYHHYLLSKLRTIGDKRYKIPQGGLFSLVICPHYLFEILGFIGVSFIAQTLYAFSFTLGTLFLLMGRSFATRKWYRSKFDNFPENTKSLIPYVF; encoded by the exons ATGGTGTTGACTGAGTTGTTGCTAAGCTTCTTCTACTCTCCGCCATCTTCGTTTTTCATCTCAGCCATGTCTATCATCAATTTTGCATCATTAGCAAATTCAGGATTCATGGAAAGCAAAGGGAAAAACATGCAATATGCCAAGTTCTTTAATGCTGGTTCTGTCAAGACATCTTCCGCTGATAAGAAAGCCAAACTCTCTGGTAGAATTGGGATGCTTATTTTTTACTCTCCTGCGCTACTCGCCAGTGTGGCTTCTTTCGCTCTTTTCCCAGATGAGGGACCGAGATTTGATTTGCTTCGTCTGGCTCTAACCATCCATTTTTCCAAGAGGGTCTTTGAG GTCCTATTCATACACAAGTTCAGTGGTGGCATGGAAGTTGAAGCTGCAATTATCATCTCCTTCAGTTATTTTGCTTCTACAGCAACCATGATTTATGCTCAGCATCTCACCTATGGGCTTCCAGAACCACCGATCGATCTCAAGTATGCTGGAATTCTACTGTTCTTACAGGGAATTAGTGGAAACTTTTACCACCATTACCTCCTCTCAAAACTAAGAACCATAGGTGACAAAAGGTACAAAATTCCCCAAGGTGGACTGTTTAGTTTGGTCATATGTCCACACTATCTTTTCGAGATTCTTGGATTCATTGGGGTGTCATTCATTGCTCAAACATTGTATGCATTTTCCTTCACCCTCGGCACCCTTTTCTTGTTGATGGGAAGGAGCTTCGCCACCAGGAAATGGTACCGTTCCAAGTTTGATAATTTTCCCGAGAATACCAAGTCTCTCATTCCATATGTCTTCTGA
- the LOC140034984 gene encoding GDSL esterase/lipase At5g33370-like codes for MSPPNTSIPALFLNIFGLLWALQVGVSRVEGRAFFVFGDSLVDSGNNNYLVTSARADSPPYGLDYPTHRPTGRFSNGFNIPDIISQNIGASESPLPYLDPELNGRRLLVGANFASAGVGILNDTGIQFVNIIRISLQLEYFREYQQRVSALVGAQQAKQLVNQALVLMTLGGNDFVNNYYLVPNSARSRQYALPDYVRFLISEYQKVLSRLYDLGARRVIVTGTGPLGCVPAELAMRSRNGECSAELQRAAGLFNPQLIQMLRGLNSKIGKDVFIGANTQQMHNDFITNPGAFGFVSSKVACCGQGPYNGLGLCTGLSNLCPNRDQYAFWDPFHPSEKANKIIVQQILTGSTDYMTPMNLSTILAVDS; via the exons ATGTCTCCTCCTAATACATCCATTCCTGCccttttcttgaatatttttggCCTTCTATGGGCACTCCAAGTAGGGGTTTCTCGAGTTGAGGGTCGTGCTTTCTTTGTGTTCGGAGACTCCCTAGTCGACAGTGGGAACAACAACTACTTGGTGACAAGTGCTCGTGCAGATTCACCTCCTTATGGACTTGATTATCCAACTCATAGACCAACTGGCCGCTTCTCTAATGGCTTCAACATACCTGACATTATCA GTCAAAATATTGGTGCATCAGAATCACCGTTGCCATACTTGGATCCGGAACTGAATGGTAGAAGACTGCTTGTAGGTGCCAATTTTGCATCAGCTGGTGTGGGAATTCTCAACGATACCGGAATCCAATTT GTGAACATAATTAGAATCTCCTTACAGTTGGAATACTTCAGAGAATACCAACAACGAGTAAGTGCATTGGTAGGAGCCCAACAGGCAAAGCAACTTGTGAACCAAGCACTAGTTCTTATGACCTTGGGAGGCAATGACTTTGTTAACAACTACTATTTAGTGCCAAACTCAGCAAGATCACGTCAATATGCTCTACCCGATTACGTTCGTTTTCTCATTTCTGAGTACCAGAAAGTTTTGTCG AGGCTTTATGATCTTGGAGCCCGCAGGGTCATCGTGACTGGCACAGGACCATTAGGCTGCGTCCCAGCAGAACTGGCAATGCGCAGTAGAAATGGTGAATGCTCAGCTGAACTACAACGAGCAGCAGGCCTATTCAATCCACAGCTAATTCAAATGCTGAGAGGGTTAAACAGTAAAATAGGGAAGGATGTTTTTATTGGTGCAAATACACAACAGATGCATAATGATTTCATCACAAATCCCGGAGCTTTTG GATTTGTTTCATCAAAGGTGGCATGCTGCGGGCAAGGACCTTACAATGGGCTCGGGCTCTGCACAGGATTATCTAACTTGTGCCCGAATAGAGACCAATATGCATTTTGGGATCCATTCCATCCATCAGAGAAGGCAAATAAAATAATTGTGCAACAAATCCTGACGGGCTCAACTGATTACATGACACCCATGAATCTCAGCACTATCCTGGCCGTGGATTCTTAA
- the LOC140034989 gene encoding protein GAMETE EXPRESSED 1-like, with product MMTRDCHKLNYNWLSMVFLIMVLQVSSSWGWFFSSNKESNNAKGTPLGENMMFSKDSVAEFSMEPFNSQRGIKLVENARNKMIAAAPSSCWQKAYQSLFTGCSRSLADEESRNRFAWHLTECFLKHSGRSPLPYCDKASLVEKCLKQVDQDAVKIYLEYHLETNSICHQLQIEAFRHQTERLVNELKKSAEYAEEKLESIEERGELLLQSSKNVHDALTNVDLRTQQLAEASKDVENHVNLVLNYSKAVHEQSMAIAASQAELSHGQVKMKENLDEGMAMLHDSYTNLGREITNLRDEAVEIEKEISRVGDEMSSKMNTLQTKADDIGNMAESSIEKQKQLLDGQSMALSGLHLLTETQSKALEESRGTLEKLAEFGHRQQDELLQRQKQLQQAHDHLVANSKTILAAQEAFESKQASMFLALDKLFALHNAMLLESRMIKAFVVYTLSFFLLYMLTSTKQTYNVRHRVYIGLSITLLIELLIIRWTSYDIEKQGEMIFLIRFLSGALVLLQLGCAIYTYRDFEVLNHQMLLSLMEKVNWMQKERELSRDTDADSEVDWSSWVDTDLPDDVDRLQDPDYVCREEVGENSVETTSITKRYNLRCRR from the exons ATGATGACTCGTGATTGTCATAAGCTTAATTATAATTGGTTGTCAATGGTGTTTCTGATTATGGTTTTGCAAGTTTCTTCATCATGGGGTTGGTTTTTCTCTTCAAATAAGGAGAGTAACAATGCAAAAGGGACACCATTAGGGGAGAATATGATGTTTTCTAAAGATTCCGTTGCTGAATTCTCCATGGAACCATTTAACAGCCAAAGAGGAATCAAGCTTGTTGAAAATGCTAGGAACAAGATGATTGCGGCCGCTCCTAGTTCATGCTGGCAAAAAGCTTACCAAAGTTTGTTTACTGGATGTTCAAGGAGCCTTGCCGATGAAGAGTCTAGGAATAGATTTGCCTGGCATCTTACTGAGTGCTTTTTGAAACACTCCGGAAGGTCTCCATTGCCTTATTGTGATAAAGCATCATTGGTGGAGAAATGTCTTAAACAAGTGGATCAAGATGCTGTCAAAATTTACCTTGAGTATCATCTTGAAACCAACTCAATTTGCCATCAATTGCA AATTGAAGCATTCAGGCATCAAACGGAGAGGCTGGTAAATGAGTTGAAAAAATCAGCTGAATATGCAGAGGAAAAGTTAGAAAGCATAGAGGAGAGAGGCGAGCTACTGCTGCAAAGTTCCAAAAATGTTCATGATGCATTGACTAATGTTGATCTAAGAACTCAACAATTGGCAGAAGCCTCAAAGGACGTGGAGAATCATGTAAATCTTGTGCTCAATTATTCCAAAGCAGTTCACGAGCAGTCTATGGCAATTGCGGCTTCTCAGGCAGAGTTGAGCCATGGTCAAGTAAAGATGAAAGAGAATCTTGACGAGGGAATGGCAATGCTTCATGATTCTTATACTAATTTAGGGCGAGAGATCACTAACTTAAGAGATGAAGCAGTTGAAATAGAGAAGGAGATTAGTAGGGTAGGAGATGAAATGTCCTCTAAGATGAATACTCTACAGACTAAAGCTGATGATATTGGTAATATGGCCGAAAGTTCTATAGAAAAGCAAAAACAACTTTTAGACGGACAATCCATGGCTCTCAGCGGGCTTCATCTTCTCACAGAGACTCAGTCCAAGGCACTTGAAGAGAGCAG GGGAACTTTGGAAAAGTTGGCAGAATTTGGGCATAGACAGCAGGACGAGCTTCTTCAGCGGCAAAAACAGCTTCAACAAGCTCATGACCACCTTGTTGCGAATTCAAAGACGATATTAGCAGCCCAG GAAGCTTTTGAATCAAAGCAAGCAAGCATGTTCCTTGCCTTAGATAAACTTTTCGCCTTGCACAACGCCATGCTACTGGAATCACGAATGATTAAAGCTTTTGTGGTTTATACGttatccttctttcttctttacatgCTCACAAGCACAAAACAGACATACAATGTGAGGCACAGGGTTTATATAG GTTTGAGCATCACATTATTGATTGAATTACTGATAATCCGTTGGACATCATATGATATTGAAAAGCAAGGAGAGATGATATTTCTGATTAGATTCCTCTCCGGGGCTCTAGTGCTACTTCAACTCGGATGTGCCATCTACACTTACAG AGACTTTGAAGTGCTGAACCATCAAATGCTTTTATCACTGATGGAGAAGGTCAATTGGAtgcaaaaagagagagaattaTCAAGGGACACGGATGCTGATAGTGAGGTGGATTGGTCTTCATGGGTCGACACTGATTTACCTGATGATGTAGACAGATTGCAGGACCCTGACTACGTATGTCGTGAAGAGGTCGGAGAAAATTCAGTGGAAACAACTTCAATTACAAAGAGATACAACCTCCGCTGTCGCCGTTAG